Proteins found in one archaeon genomic segment:
- a CDS encoding 50S ribosomal protein L18, whose amino-acid sequence MQAHAPVLRRRREGVTDYRSRRKAITSSKPLLVVRFSNKHVSSQFVTPRVEGDAVVSSSHSRELAKIGWKGSTKSTPACYLLGMLAGKKALSKGVKEAVLYNGLVPFIKGARVSAFLKGVIDSGVEIPAGEDAFPSEDRISGKSIAEYASKLSKENQDSYKKAFSGLLKAGFTPEEYPAAFEKAKSAIGVGK is encoded by the coding sequence ATGCAGGCCCATGCCCCTGTCCTGAGGCGGAGACGGGAGGGCGTCACCGACTATCGGTCGCGCCGGAAGGCAATCACCTCCTCGAAGCCCCTCCTAGTCGTGAGGTTCTCCAACAAGCACGTCTCGTCTCAATTCGTGACGCCCCGAGTGGAAGGGGATGCGGTGGTCTCCTCCTCGCACTCGAGGGAGCTCGCCAAGATCGGGTGGAAGGGCTCCACAAAGTCAACACCTGCGTGCTACCTCCTGGGGATGCTCGCCGGCAAGAAGGCGCTTTCCAAGGGGGTCAAGGAGGCGGTGCTCTACAACGGCCTGGTCCCGTTCATCAAGGGTGCGAGGGTCTCGGCCTTCCTCAAGGGAGTGATCGACTCAGGCGTCGAGATACCCGCAGGGGAGGATGCCTTCCCCTCCGAGGACAGGATAAGCGGCAAGTCGATCGCGGAGTACGCGTCGAAGCTTTCCAAGGAAAACCAGGACTCCTACAAGAAGGCCTTCTCAGGCCTGCTGAAGGCGGGCTTCACCCCGGAGGAGTACCCGGCCGCCTTTGAGAAGGCGAAGTCGGCCATAGGAGTAGGAAAGTGA
- a CDS encoding 50S ribosomal protein L19e yields MNLRSKRRIAASVLGVGLDRVIFDEEYSDLIQDAITRSTIRGLIGFGAIRAAPEKGVSRGRHRVAMRKLKRGRGSGSTEGAAKARNPRKDAWIIKVRALRWRLKVAKERKELSQDAYKSLYKQVKGGQVRGVKHLLDLMKEAKK; encoded by the coding sequence TTGAACCTAAGGAGTAAGCGAAGGATCGCAGCCTCTGTGCTCGGCGTCGGGCTAGACAGGGTCATCTTCGACGAGGAGTACTCTGACCTGATTCAGGATGCGATCACCCGTAGCACCATACGGGGGCTCATCGGGTTCGGAGCGATAAGGGCAGCCCCGGAGAAGGGAGTCTCCAGGGGGCGCCATCGGGTCGCCATGCGCAAGCTCAAGAGGGGCCGCGGCTCTGGGTCCACAGAGGGCGCGGCCAAGGCGAGGAACCCTCGCAAGGACGCATGGATCATCAAGGTCCGCGCCCTGCGATGGAGACTCAAGGTCGCGAAGGAGAGGAAGGAACTCAGCCAGGACGCCTACAAGAGCCTCTACAAGCAGGTCAAGGGCGGCCAGGTCAGGGGGGTAAAGCACCTCCTGGACCTCATGAAGGAGGCCAAGAAGTAA
- a CDS encoding 50S ribosomal protein L32e — protein sequence MPKSKQSQEKGLKELVAKRKLVSSTRPKFIRQESWRYGRIHPEWRKPKGIDNKMRRQDKGWPKLVRVGYRGPVKSRGLHPSGHFEALVSRPADLDDLVPGRDVARIGRTVGAKKRDTILKRATELGIRVVNPTGLRIIEPKE from the coding sequence TTGCCAAAGTCAAAGCAGTCGCAGGAGAAGGGGCTCAAGGAGCTCGTCGCCAAGCGCAAGCTGGTCTCCTCGACAAGGCCCAAGTTCATCAGACAGGAGAGCTGGAGGTACGGCAGGATACACCCAGAGTGGAGAAAGCCCAAGGGCATCGACAACAAGATGCGGCGCCAGGACAAGGGCTGGCCCAAGCTGGTCAGAGTTGGGTATAGGGGCCCGGTAAAGTCCCGGGGGCTCCACCCGAGCGGCCACTTCGAGGCTCTCGTCTCAAGGCCGGCAGACCTAGACGACCTCGTTCCCGGACGGGACGTAGCGCGGATCGGGCGCACCGTAGGCGCAAAGAAGAGGGACACCATCCTGAAGAGGGCCACGGAGCTCGGGATCAGGGTCGTGAATCCGACAGGGTTGAGGATAATTGAACCTAAGGAGTAA
- a CDS encoding 50S ribosomal protein L6, translating to MSTKQLQQTAVSLPEGVTASLKGRTLTVKGKLGEAHKHFDKVNVDIAVEDGKVLFSPFSKKKKDNVIINTVLSLVNNMVTGVTKGYTYRLKVVYAHFPISVKTKGDEIHVENFVGERSPRVSKVVGSCKVTIEGDDIIVKGVSVEDVGQTAANVELATKIRRKDQRVFLDGVYIYQKEEGW from the coding sequence TTGTCTACTAAGCAGCTACAGCAGACCGCGGTCTCGCTCCCAGAAGGGGTGACAGCGAGCCTCAAGGGGAGGACCCTCACCGTCAAGGGAAAGCTGGGGGAGGCACACAAGCACTTCGACAAGGTCAACGTGGACATCGCAGTAGAGGACGGAAAGGTCCTCTTCTCGCCCTTCTCGAAGAAGAAGAAGGACAACGTGATCATCAACACTGTCCTGAGCCTGGTCAACAACATGGTCACCGGGGTCACCAAGGGGTACACCTACAGGCTCAAGGTCGTCTACGCCCACTTCCCAATCTCGGTCAAGACCAAGGGCGACGAGATCCACGTGGAGAACTTCGTGGGCGAGAGGTCCCCGAGGGTCTCAAAGGTCGTCGGCTCCTGCAAGGTGACGATAGAGGGCGACGACATCATCGTGAAAGGGGTCTCAGTGGAAGACGTCGGGCAGACAGCCGCCAACGTGGAGCTTGCCACCAAGATCCGCAGGAAGGACCAGAGGGTCTTCCTCGACGGCGTGTATATCTACCAAAAGGAGGAGGGCTGGTAG
- a CDS encoding 30S ribosomal protein S8 codes for MAATNILSNLFAGLQNAEMRHKKEAIVIPSSNLAREVLKVLQKKKYVGEFEHIDDGVGGKLKVQLLGRINRCGVISPRFPVRSLKLVDWEHRYLPAVGVGTLIISTPQGVMSHVEAQEKKIGGRLIGFVY; via the coding sequence TTGGCAGCCACAAACATACTCTCGAACCTCTTCGCAGGCCTTCAGAACGCGGAGATGAGGCACAAGAAGGAGGCGATCGTGATACCGTCCTCGAACCTCGCGAGGGAGGTCCTGAAGGTCCTCCAGAAGAAGAAGTACGTGGGGGAATTCGAGCACATCGACGACGGGGTGGGGGGCAAGCTCAAGGTCCAGCTGCTTGGAAGGATCAACCGTTGCGGAGTGATCTCCCCCCGGTTCCCGGTCAGGTCGCTCAAGCTCGTCGACTGGGAACACAGGTATCTCCCCGCAGTCGGGGTCGGGACGCTGATCATCTCCACGCCGCAGGGAGTGATGTCCCATGTAGAGGCCCAGGAGAAGAAGATCGGCGGGAGGCTCATAGGCTTTGTCTACTAA